The Humulus lupulus chromosome 4, drHumLupu1.1, whole genome shotgun sequence genome has a window encoding:
- the LOC133829532 gene encoding uncharacterized protein LOC133829532, with the protein MVRPRTRPSAKVPDNPATDAPLPPTGSSSNGLNVMEEKIKGIEDKIEGIKLKMDEMDKKLNKLVNHMKMKEDVADQQARLGSELCKIRDLSDSDICRAIKALSTGMIR; encoded by the exons ATGGTTCGTCCACGCACAAGACCCTCTGCTAAGGTTCCAGACAATCCGGCCACCGATGCTCCACTGCCTCCGACTGGTTCCTCCAGCAACGGCCTCAATG TAATGGAAGAGAAGATTAAGGGCATAGAAGACAAGATTGAGGGCATAAAATTGAAGATGGATGAGATGGATAAGAAGCTTAATAAGTTGGTGAATCATATGAAAATGAAGGAAGATGTAGCAGATCAACAAGCTAGACTTGGCAGCGAGTTGTGCAAAATAAGGGACCTCAGTGATTCTGATATTTGTCGAGCCATCAAAGCTCTATCCACAGGCATGATTCGCTGA